Proteins from one Salarias fasciatus chromosome 14, fSalaFa1.1, whole genome shotgun sequence genomic window:
- the synrg gene encoding synergin gamma isoform X1 yields MALRPGSGGGSSFMYPVGGGLGPPQGMVPMQQQQQQQQQQQGFPMVPVMQPNMQGMMGMNFGGQMPPGAIPMQGGMAIGMQTPGMQFLGQPQFMGMRPAGPQYTADIQKQMAEEHQKRLEQQQKMLEEDRKRRQFEEQKQKLRLLSSVKPKTGEKSRDDALEAIKGNLDGFSRDAKMHPTPSSQSKKQDSSPSHPSVSTHSLPPALSEDKDEFSDFQGPLDGPAPFPPPSSSSSSSAALGLSSQADAQPLSSAPRTAFPADEDEFSDFVQGPVNAFPSSDFHLSSQAPAQPSLPPSQPPPQSVPTPVSTHTASQHSAVSTSSQSTFQGPSLEEKLFSSCDLTADKMAHISFKTKQSLAGMAPRAKVSAQFQPSSKARNWAAAPKDLSSVFATEKPPECAAPAPSRPPPPQPGGDSAGVGVYPQQEHIQPMLPAWVYNDSLVPEMFKKVLEFTMTPAGIDTAKLYPILMSSGLPREALGQIWASANRTTPGMLTKEELYTVLALIGVAQSGLPAMNVEILGQFPSPPVPNLPALALALAPVLPQQPMMAQPPVSMAMAMPTPAPPVMAITPAAAPPQPPTNTNFIASFPPAQANKTEDDDFQDFQEAPKLGTGEQGFADFQGESGASFPSIITSQHQNSMPAMLTPVSGSSSASAASSDKYAVFKQLSADQPAESAPAPSDIGDKYSVFRQLEQPADKKPVGEGFADFKSVSADDGFTDFKTADSVSPLDPSDQAKIFQPAFSSAFPNSQSLQQLPQQQQQQPAVSLSQPKNPLNMADLDLFSSMAPTVSAATETKSSSFPSVSVPPSAVLLPGGAKPPGGGTDDFGDFTLFGSSSDATPAPAAAGGAVTAPQDDFADFMAFGSSGGEPKGEGGAGAQGESATQQRPQHGSDKYDVFKQLSLEGGLAYDDNKESGGGSFSSLKSDTDDFADFQSSKFCTALGASEKTLVDKVSAFKQGKEDSASVKSLDLPSIGGSSVGKDDSEDALSVQLDMKLSDMGGDLKHVMSDSSLDLPGLSAHQPPATEGDDMKFDPFGTSALSTLASYDWSEREEGVAGEVRRPQGPDAASLPSLAPAQRKELTFGSSENVAGGPAAKTSGSLPAADAPPARGFEAFADFGSGHRGGGGDDEDDFGDFASTVSEKSDSPAAAAEAGSEGNQSEAPDDFGAFQGDKPKFEKSDFLKASAQAKVKSSEEMIKNELATFDLSVQGSHKRSHSLGEKEIGRSPPSPAPEQPFRDRSNTLSEKPALPVIRDKYKDLTGEVEESERYAYEWQRCLESALEVITKANNTLNGISSSSVCTEVIQSAQGMEYLLGVVEVYRVTRRVELGIKATAVCSEKLQQLLKDISRVWNNLIGFMSLAKLAPDDSSLDFSSCILRHGIKNAKELACGVCLLNVDARSKRKEESKLGRLLKRAFNSETDNFKLLYGGHQYHASCANFWINCVEPKPPGLILPDLL; encoded by the exons GAATGGTGCCcatgcagcaacagcagcagcagcagcagcagcaacagggcTTCCCCATGGTTCCAGTCATGCAGCCCAACAtgcaaggcatgatgggaatgaACTTCGGGGGACAGATGCCCCCGGGCGCCATCCCTatgcag GGCGGGATGGCGATCGGGATGCAGACCCCGGGGATGCAGTTTCTGGGTCAGCCGCAGTTCATGGGGATGCGACCTGCTGGGCCGCAGTATACAGCGGACATACAGAAGCAGATGGCTGAAGAGCACCA GAAgcgtctggagcagcagcagaagatgctggaggaggacaggaagaggaggcagttcgaggagcagaagcagaagctgcGGCTGCTCAGCAGCGTCAAACCCAAG ACGGGGGAGAAGAGCCGTGACGACGCCTTGGAGGCAATCAAAGGCAACCTGGACGGCTTCAGCAGAGACGCCAAGATGCACCCCACTCCATCATCACAGTCCAAGAAGCAAG ACTCATCGCCATCACACCCGTCAGTCTCCACTCACTCCCTCCCCCCTGCTTTGTCTGAGGATAAGGATGAGTTTAGTGACTTTCAGGGGCCCCTAgatggccccgcccccttccctccgccctcctcctcctcctcctcctccgccgccctcGGCCTCTCCTCTCAGGCCGATGCACAGCCTCTGTCCTCGGCCCCCAGGACAGCTTTCCCTGCAGACGAGGATGAATTTAGTGACTTTGTTCAGGGACCTGTAAACGCGTTCCCCTCCTCCGACTTCCACCTCTCCTCTCAAGCCCCGGCTCAGCCGTCGCTCCCCCCCTCACAGCCCCCCCCACAGTCCGTCCCCACGCCTGtatccacacacactgcctcccAGCACTCTGCTGTCAGCACCAGCTCCCAATCTACATTTCAAG GCCCGTCCCTGGAAGAGaagctgttctcctcctgcgaTCTCACCGCAGATAAGATGGCCCACATTAGCTTTAAAACCAAGCAGAGCTTGGCTGGGATGGCTCCCCGAGCTAAAGTTTCAGCCCAGTTTCAGCCCAGCTCGAAAGCCAGGAACTGGGCGGCGGCCCCGAAGGACTTGAGTTCTGTCTTCGCCACTGAAAAGCCCCCCGAGTGTGCGGCGCCGGCCCCCAGCCGCCCCCCGCCTCCCCAGCCCGGTGGCGACAGCG caggtGTTGGCGTCTATCCACAACAAGAGCACATCCAGCCCATGCTGCCAGCCTGGGTTTACAATGACAGTCTGGTTCCAG AAATGTTCAAGAAGGTTCTGGAATTCACCATGACACCGGCAGGGATCGACACCGCCAAGCTCTACCCGATCCTGATGTCGTCGGGCCTTCCCAGGGAGGCGCTGGGGCAAATCTGGGCTTCGGCCAAccgcacaacacctggcatgcTGACCAAGGAGGAGCTCTACACCGTCCTGGCACTAATTGGTGTGGCACAG AGCGGCCTCCCGGCGATGAACGTGGAGATCCTGGGCCAGTTCCCCTCTCCCCCGGTGCCCAACCTGccggccctggccctggccctggcccccGTCCTCCCCCAGCAGCCCATGATGGCTCAGCCGCCGGTCTCCATGGCCATGGCCATGCCCACGCCGGCGCCGCCCGTCATGGCCATCACGCCCGCAGCGGCGCCGCCCCAACCGCCCACAAACACCAACTTCATCGCCAGTTTCCCTCCGGCTCAG GCGAACAAGACCGAGGACGACGACTTCCAGGACTTCCAGGAAGCTCCCAAACTGGGGACGGGGGAGCAGGGCTTCGCTGACTTCCAGGGGGAATCCGGAGCAAGTTTCCCCAGCATCATCACGTCTCAGCACCAGAACAG catGCCCGCCATGCTGACTCCAGTGTCGggctcctcctcggcctccgccgcctcctccgatAAGTACGCCGTGTTCAAGCAGCTGTCGGCGGATCAGCCGGCGGAGTCTGCGCCCGCCCCCTCAG ATATCGGAGACAAATACAGTGTGTTCAGACAGCTCGAACAACCTGCAGACAAGAAACCAGTCG GGGAAGGATTTGCAGATTTCAAGTCTGTCAGCGCTGATGATGGCTTCACAGACTTTAAAACCGCCGACAGCGTCTCTCCTCTAGACCCGTCGGATCAGGCCAAGATCTTCCAGCCTGccttctcctctgctttccCAAACTCTCAGTCTCTACAGCAactccctcagcagcagcagcagcagccagcagtgtCTCTTTCTCAGCCCAAAAACCCTCTCAACATGGCCGACCTGGACCTTTTCTCTTCCATGGCGCCGACAGTTTCAGCCGCCACGGAGACCAAGTCCAGCTCCTTCCCCTCGGTCTCCGTGCCCCCTTCCGCCGTCCTCCTGCCGGGGGGAGCCAAGCCCCCCGGAGGAGGGACGGATGACTTTGGTGACTTTACCCTGTTCGGCTCCTCCTCCGACGCCACCCcggccccggcggcggcgggcggagccgTGACGGCTCCTCAGGACGACTTTGCGGACTTCATGGCTTTCGGCAGCTCCGGCGGGGAGCCGAAAGGCGAGGGCGGCGCGGGAGCTCAGGGAGAGAGCGCCACGCAGCAGCGGCCGCAGCACGGCTCGGACAAGTACGACGTGTTCAAGCAGCTGTCTCTGGAGGGCGGCCTCGCCTACGACGACAACaaggagagcggcggcggctccttctcctccctcaaGAGCGACACGGACGACTTCGCCGACTTCCAGTCCTCCAAGTTCTGCACGGCCCTGGGGGCTTCGGAGAAGACCCTGGTGGACAAGGTGTCCGCGTTCAAACAGGGCAAGGAGGACTCGGCCTCCGTCAAGTCCCTGGACCTGCCGTCCATCGGCGGCAGCAGCGTGGGGAAGGACGACTCGGAGGACGCGCTGTCCGTGCAGCTGGACATGAAGCTGTCGGACATGGGCGGAGACCTGAAGCACGTGATGTCCGACAGCTCCCTGGACCTGCCGGGCCTGTCGGCCCACCAGCCGCCCGCTACAG AAGGAGACGACATGAAATTTGACCCGTTCGGGACGTCGGCCCTCAGCACCCTGGCCAGCTACGACTGgtcggagcgggaggagggcgTGGCCGGCGAGGTCAGGAGGCCGCAGGGCCCGGACGCCGCGTCGCTGCCATCGCTGGCGCCGGCGCAGAGGAAGGAGCTGACCTTTGGCAGCAGCGAGAACGTCGCCGGCGGCCCTGCGGCAAAGACCAGCGGCTCCCTCCCCGCCGCCGACGCCCCGCCTGCCCGTGGCTTCGAAGCCTTCGCCGACTTTGGCTCCGGTcaccggggcggcggcggggacgACGAGGACGACTTTGGAGACTTTGCGAGTACCGTGTCTGAGAAGTCCGActctcccgccgccgccgccgaggcggGCTCGGAGGGGAACCAGAGCGAAGCGCCGGACGACTTCGGCGCCTTCCAGGGCGACAAGCCCAAATTTGAGAAGTCTGACTTCCTGAAAGCCAGCGCGCAGGCCAAAGTCAAGTCCAGCGAGGAGATGATCAAGAACGAGCtggcgacctttgacctgtccGTTCAAG GCTCGCACAAACGCAGCCACAGCCTGGGCGAGAAGGAGATCGGGCGCTCGCCGCCGTCCCCGGCCCCGGAGCAGCCCTTCAGAGACCGATCCAACACCCTGAGCGAGAAGCCCGCCCTGCCCGTCATCAGGGACAAGTACAAGGACCTGacgggagaggtggag GAGAGCGAGCGCTACGCTTACGAGTGGCAGAGGTGCCTGGAAAGCGCTCTGGAG GTCATCACTAAAGCCAACAACACCCTGAACGGCATCAGCAGCTCGTCCGTCTGCACCGAGGTCATCCAGTCCGCCCAGGGCATGGAGTACCTGCTgg GCGTGGTGGAGGTGTACCGGGTGACCCGGCGGGTGGAGCTGGGCATCAAGGCCACGGCGGTTTGCTccgagaagctgcagcagctgctgaaggacaTCAGCCGCGTGTGGAACAACCTCATCGGCTTCATGTCGCTGGCCAAGCTCGcc CCTGACGATTCCTCCCTGGACTTCTCCTCCTGCATCCTGAGGCACGGCATCAAGAACGCCAAGGAGCTGGCCTGTGGAGTGTGTCTGCTCAACGTGGACGCTCGCAGCAAG agaaaagaagaaagcaaacTGGGACGTCTGTTGAAACGA GCCTTCAACTCGGAGACGGACAACTTCAAGCTGCTGTACGGCGGCCACCAGTACCACGCCAGCTGTGCCAACTTCTGGATCAACTGTGTGGAGCCCAAACCTCCGGGACTCATCCTGCCCGACCTGCTGTGA
- the synrg gene encoding synergin gamma isoform X3, with amino-acid sequence MALRPGSGGGSSFMYPVGGGLGPPQGMVPMQQQQQQQQQQQGFPMVPVMQPNMQGMMGMNFGGQMPPGAIPMQGGMAIGMQTPGMQFLGQPQFMGMRPAGPQYTADIQKQMAEEHQKRLEQQQKMLEEDRKRRQFEEQKQKLRLLSSVKPKTGEKSRDDALEAIKGNLDGFSRDAKMHPTPSSQSKKQDSSPSHPSVSTHSLPPALSEDKDEFSDFQGPLDGPAPFPPPSSSSSSSAALGLSSQADAQPLSSAPRTAFPADEDEFSDFVQGPVNAFPSSDFHLSSQAPAQPSLPPSQPPPQSVPTPVSTHTASQHSAVSTSSQSTFQGPSLEEKLFSSCDLTADKMAHISFKTKQSLAGMAPRAKVSAQFQPSSKARNWAAAPKDLSSVFATEKPPECAAPAPSRPPPPQPGGDSAGVGVYPQQEHIQPMLPAWVYNDSLVPEMFKKVLEFTMTPAGIDTAKLYPILMSSGLPREALGQIWASANRTTPGMLTKEELYTVLALIGVAQSGLPAMNVEILGQFPSPPVPNLPALALALAPVLPQQPMMAQPPVSMAMAMPTPAPPVMAITPAAAPPQPPTNTNFIASFPPAQANKTEDDDFQDFQEAPKLGTGEQGFADFQGESGASFPSIITSQHQNSMPAMLTPVSGSSSASAASSDKYAVFKQLSADQPAESAPAPSDIGDKYSVFRQLEQPADKKPVGEGFADFKSVSADDGFTDFKTADSVSPLDPSDQAKIFQPAFSSAFPNSQSLQQLPQQQQQQPAVSLSQPKNPLNMADLDLFSSMAPTVSAATETKSSSFPSVSVPPSAVLLPGGAKPPGGGTDDFGDFTLFGSSSDATPAPAAAGGAVTAPQDDFADFMAFGSSGGEPKGEGGAGAQGESATQQRPQHGSDKYDVFKQLSLEGGLAYDDNKESGGGSFSSLKSDTDDFADFQSSKFCTALGASEKTLVDKVSAFKQGKEDSASVKSLDLPSIGGSSVGKDDSEDALSVQLDMKLSDMGGDLKHVMSDSSLDLPGLSAHQPPATEGDDMKFDPFGTSALSTLASYDWSEREEGVAGEVRRPQGPDAASLPSLAPAQRKELTFGSSENVAGGPAAKTSGSLPAADAPPARGFEAFADFGSGHRGGGGDDEDDFGDFASTVSEKSDSPAAAAEAGSEGNQSEAPDDFGAFQGDKPKFEKSDFLKASAQAKVKSSEEMIKNELATFDLSVQGSHKRSHSLGEKEIGRSPPSPAPEQPFRDRSNTLSEKPALPVIRDKYKDLTGEVEESERYAYEWQRCLESALEVITKANNTLNGISSSSVCTEVIQSAQGMEYLLGVVEVYRVTRRVELGIKATAVCSEKLQQLLKDISRVWNNLIGFMSLAKLAPDDSSLDFSSCILRHGIKNAKELACGVCLLNVDARSKAFNSETDNFKLLYGGHQYHASCANFWINCVEPKPPGLILPDLL; translated from the exons GAATGGTGCCcatgcagcaacagcagcagcagcagcagcagcaacagggcTTCCCCATGGTTCCAGTCATGCAGCCCAACAtgcaaggcatgatgggaatgaACTTCGGGGGACAGATGCCCCCGGGCGCCATCCCTatgcag GGCGGGATGGCGATCGGGATGCAGACCCCGGGGATGCAGTTTCTGGGTCAGCCGCAGTTCATGGGGATGCGACCTGCTGGGCCGCAGTATACAGCGGACATACAGAAGCAGATGGCTGAAGAGCACCA GAAgcgtctggagcagcagcagaagatgctggaggaggacaggaagaggaggcagttcgaggagcagaagcagaagctgcGGCTGCTCAGCAGCGTCAAACCCAAG ACGGGGGAGAAGAGCCGTGACGACGCCTTGGAGGCAATCAAAGGCAACCTGGACGGCTTCAGCAGAGACGCCAAGATGCACCCCACTCCATCATCACAGTCCAAGAAGCAAG ACTCATCGCCATCACACCCGTCAGTCTCCACTCACTCCCTCCCCCCTGCTTTGTCTGAGGATAAGGATGAGTTTAGTGACTTTCAGGGGCCCCTAgatggccccgcccccttccctccgccctcctcctcctcctcctcctccgccgccctcGGCCTCTCCTCTCAGGCCGATGCACAGCCTCTGTCCTCGGCCCCCAGGACAGCTTTCCCTGCAGACGAGGATGAATTTAGTGACTTTGTTCAGGGACCTGTAAACGCGTTCCCCTCCTCCGACTTCCACCTCTCCTCTCAAGCCCCGGCTCAGCCGTCGCTCCCCCCCTCACAGCCCCCCCCACAGTCCGTCCCCACGCCTGtatccacacacactgcctcccAGCACTCTGCTGTCAGCACCAGCTCCCAATCTACATTTCAAG GCCCGTCCCTGGAAGAGaagctgttctcctcctgcgaTCTCACCGCAGATAAGATGGCCCACATTAGCTTTAAAACCAAGCAGAGCTTGGCTGGGATGGCTCCCCGAGCTAAAGTTTCAGCCCAGTTTCAGCCCAGCTCGAAAGCCAGGAACTGGGCGGCGGCCCCGAAGGACTTGAGTTCTGTCTTCGCCACTGAAAAGCCCCCCGAGTGTGCGGCGCCGGCCCCCAGCCGCCCCCCGCCTCCCCAGCCCGGTGGCGACAGCG caggtGTTGGCGTCTATCCACAACAAGAGCACATCCAGCCCATGCTGCCAGCCTGGGTTTACAATGACAGTCTGGTTCCAG AAATGTTCAAGAAGGTTCTGGAATTCACCATGACACCGGCAGGGATCGACACCGCCAAGCTCTACCCGATCCTGATGTCGTCGGGCCTTCCCAGGGAGGCGCTGGGGCAAATCTGGGCTTCGGCCAAccgcacaacacctggcatgcTGACCAAGGAGGAGCTCTACACCGTCCTGGCACTAATTGGTGTGGCACAG AGCGGCCTCCCGGCGATGAACGTGGAGATCCTGGGCCAGTTCCCCTCTCCCCCGGTGCCCAACCTGccggccctggccctggccctggcccccGTCCTCCCCCAGCAGCCCATGATGGCTCAGCCGCCGGTCTCCATGGCCATGGCCATGCCCACGCCGGCGCCGCCCGTCATGGCCATCACGCCCGCAGCGGCGCCGCCCCAACCGCCCACAAACACCAACTTCATCGCCAGTTTCCCTCCGGCTCAG GCGAACAAGACCGAGGACGACGACTTCCAGGACTTCCAGGAAGCTCCCAAACTGGGGACGGGGGAGCAGGGCTTCGCTGACTTCCAGGGGGAATCCGGAGCAAGTTTCCCCAGCATCATCACGTCTCAGCACCAGAACAG catGCCCGCCATGCTGACTCCAGTGTCGggctcctcctcggcctccgccgcctcctccgatAAGTACGCCGTGTTCAAGCAGCTGTCGGCGGATCAGCCGGCGGAGTCTGCGCCCGCCCCCTCAG ATATCGGAGACAAATACAGTGTGTTCAGACAGCTCGAACAACCTGCAGACAAGAAACCAGTCG GGGAAGGATTTGCAGATTTCAAGTCTGTCAGCGCTGATGATGGCTTCACAGACTTTAAAACCGCCGACAGCGTCTCTCCTCTAGACCCGTCGGATCAGGCCAAGATCTTCCAGCCTGccttctcctctgctttccCAAACTCTCAGTCTCTACAGCAactccctcagcagcagcagcagcagccagcagtgtCTCTTTCTCAGCCCAAAAACCCTCTCAACATGGCCGACCTGGACCTTTTCTCTTCCATGGCGCCGACAGTTTCAGCCGCCACGGAGACCAAGTCCAGCTCCTTCCCCTCGGTCTCCGTGCCCCCTTCCGCCGTCCTCCTGCCGGGGGGAGCCAAGCCCCCCGGAGGAGGGACGGATGACTTTGGTGACTTTACCCTGTTCGGCTCCTCCTCCGACGCCACCCcggccccggcggcggcgggcggagccgTGACGGCTCCTCAGGACGACTTTGCGGACTTCATGGCTTTCGGCAGCTCCGGCGGGGAGCCGAAAGGCGAGGGCGGCGCGGGAGCTCAGGGAGAGAGCGCCACGCAGCAGCGGCCGCAGCACGGCTCGGACAAGTACGACGTGTTCAAGCAGCTGTCTCTGGAGGGCGGCCTCGCCTACGACGACAACaaggagagcggcggcggctccttctcctccctcaaGAGCGACACGGACGACTTCGCCGACTTCCAGTCCTCCAAGTTCTGCACGGCCCTGGGGGCTTCGGAGAAGACCCTGGTGGACAAGGTGTCCGCGTTCAAACAGGGCAAGGAGGACTCGGCCTCCGTCAAGTCCCTGGACCTGCCGTCCATCGGCGGCAGCAGCGTGGGGAAGGACGACTCGGAGGACGCGCTGTCCGTGCAGCTGGACATGAAGCTGTCGGACATGGGCGGAGACCTGAAGCACGTGATGTCCGACAGCTCCCTGGACCTGCCGGGCCTGTCGGCCCACCAGCCGCCCGCTACAG AAGGAGACGACATGAAATTTGACCCGTTCGGGACGTCGGCCCTCAGCACCCTGGCCAGCTACGACTGgtcggagcgggaggagggcgTGGCCGGCGAGGTCAGGAGGCCGCAGGGCCCGGACGCCGCGTCGCTGCCATCGCTGGCGCCGGCGCAGAGGAAGGAGCTGACCTTTGGCAGCAGCGAGAACGTCGCCGGCGGCCCTGCGGCAAAGACCAGCGGCTCCCTCCCCGCCGCCGACGCCCCGCCTGCCCGTGGCTTCGAAGCCTTCGCCGACTTTGGCTCCGGTcaccggggcggcggcggggacgACGAGGACGACTTTGGAGACTTTGCGAGTACCGTGTCTGAGAAGTCCGActctcccgccgccgccgccgaggcggGCTCGGAGGGGAACCAGAGCGAAGCGCCGGACGACTTCGGCGCCTTCCAGGGCGACAAGCCCAAATTTGAGAAGTCTGACTTCCTGAAAGCCAGCGCGCAGGCCAAAGTCAAGTCCAGCGAGGAGATGATCAAGAACGAGCtggcgacctttgacctgtccGTTCAAG GCTCGCACAAACGCAGCCACAGCCTGGGCGAGAAGGAGATCGGGCGCTCGCCGCCGTCCCCGGCCCCGGAGCAGCCCTTCAGAGACCGATCCAACACCCTGAGCGAGAAGCCCGCCCTGCCCGTCATCAGGGACAAGTACAAGGACCTGacgggagaggtggag GAGAGCGAGCGCTACGCTTACGAGTGGCAGAGGTGCCTGGAAAGCGCTCTGGAG GTCATCACTAAAGCCAACAACACCCTGAACGGCATCAGCAGCTCGTCCGTCTGCACCGAGGTCATCCAGTCCGCCCAGGGCATGGAGTACCTGCTgg GCGTGGTGGAGGTGTACCGGGTGACCCGGCGGGTGGAGCTGGGCATCAAGGCCACGGCGGTTTGCTccgagaagctgcagcagctgctgaaggacaTCAGCCGCGTGTGGAACAACCTCATCGGCTTCATGTCGCTGGCCAAGCTCGcc CCTGACGATTCCTCCCTGGACTTCTCCTCCTGCATCCTGAGGCACGGCATCAAGAACGCCAAGGAGCTGGCCTGTGGAGTGTGTCTGCTCAACGTGGACGCTCGCAGCAAG GCCTTCAACTCGGAGACGGACAACTTCAAGCTGCTGTACGGCGGCCACCAGTACCACGCCAGCTGTGCCAACTTCTGGATCAACTGTGTGGAGCCCAAACCTCCGGGACTCATCCTGCCCGACCTGCTGTGA